A genomic region of Fodinisporobacter ferrooxydans contains the following coding sequences:
- a CDS encoding M20 family metallopeptidase gives MAIKNLEHSTNEVIGWRRYLHENPELSFKEYKTSQFVYETLLSFGGLEVSRPTETSVMARIIGQRPGRVLAIRADMDALPIYEENTFEFISRTPGVMHACGHDGHTAMLLGTAKILCGMKEQIKGEIRFLFQHAEEQHPGGAEEMVQAGVMEGVDLVIGAHLMSTLEIGKIGIAYGPMMAARDIFSITIKGSGGHGANPHETIDPIVIASQVVGNLQQIVSRNTDPLKNLVISITSIHGGNNFNVIPSTVELRGSVRCFDVDLRESIPNKMEQIIRGITKAHGASYELNYEFGYRPVVNDLEITHVVEETVREVFGEESLIVLGPNMGSEDFSAFQQKAPGTYFNIGARNPDKGSDFPHHHPRFTVDEDALEIGIKMFINAALKLLEGER, from the coding sequence ATGGCAATCAAAAATCTGGAACATAGTACGAACGAAGTGATTGGGTGGAGACGATATCTGCATGAAAATCCGGAATTATCTTTCAAAGAGTACAAAACATCGCAGTTTGTCTATGAGACGCTTCTGTCATTTGGCGGATTAGAGGTGTCGCGTCCGACAGAAACAAGCGTAATGGCTCGCATCATTGGACAACGGCCAGGCAGAGTATTGGCGATTCGTGCAGATATGGACGCTTTGCCGATATACGAAGAAAATACATTTGAATTTATATCGAGAACTCCCGGTGTCATGCATGCTTGCGGACATGACGGACATACCGCAATGTTATTGGGAACAGCCAAGATCTTATGCGGTATGAAGGAACAAATCAAAGGTGAGATTCGTTTTCTTTTTCAACATGCCGAAGAACAGCATCCGGGTGGAGCGGAAGAAATGGTTCAGGCAGGAGTGATGGAGGGTGTGGATCTGGTTATTGGCGCCCACCTGATGTCGACACTCGAAATCGGAAAAATTGGTATCGCCTACGGACCGATGATGGCTGCCCGGGATATTTTTTCGATTACGATCAAGGGTAGCGGGGGACACGGTGCGAATCCGCATGAAACGATCGATCCCATCGTTATTGCCAGCCAGGTAGTGGGCAATCTTCAGCAAATTGTTTCCAGAAATACAGACCCTCTAAAAAATCTGGTGATTTCAATCACGAGTATCCACGGCGGAAACAATTTTAATGTGATCCCTAGTACTGTTGAATTGCGCGGTTCTGTGCGTTGTTTCGATGTGGATCTTCGAGAGTCCATTCCTAATAAAATGGAACAAATTATAAGGGGAATTACGAAAGCGCATGGCGCATCGTATGAACTAAATTATGAGTTTGGATATCGTCCGGTCGTGAACGATTTAGAAATTACACATGTTGTTGAGGAAACCGTACGGGAAGTTTTTGGGGAAGAGTCACTTATAGTACTTGGGCCAAACATGGGAAGTGAGGATTTTTCAGCGTTTCAACAAAAAGCGCCTGGAACTTATTTCAACATAGGCGCGCGCAATCCTGACAAAGGCAGCGATTTTCCCCATCATCACCCCCGTTTCACAGTGGATGAGGATGCTTTGGAGATTGGTATCAAGATGTTTATCAATGCAGCTCTAAAATTGTTGGAGGGGGAAAGATAA